The Chryseolinea soli genome contains a region encoding:
- a CDS encoding cysteine hydrolase family protein → MKNHKALLIIDMQNESFPPGAPSYDLEGVVTRINALSAKFRAAGLPVILVQHDGTLQGEYVPGTPGWELIPALTVSPGDIRIGKTANDTFYETELQTILDQRQVNELFITGSATDFCIDSSIQSALTKNYIVTVVRDGHTTGERAHLSAQKIVEHYNWVWRNLNPTKGRVVMKRAEEIEL, encoded by the coding sequence ATGAAAAACCACAAGGCTTTGCTGATCATCGATATGCAAAACGAATCATTCCCGCCTGGCGCACCAAGCTACGACCTGGAAGGGGTTGTGACGCGGATCAATGCGTTGAGCGCCAAGTTTCGCGCGGCAGGTCTTCCGGTGATCCTGGTTCAACACGACGGAACGCTCCAAGGCGAATACGTTCCGGGTACTCCCGGCTGGGAGCTCATCCCGGCGCTGACGGTTTCTCCGGGAGACATCCGCATCGGAAAAACGGCGAACGACACATTCTATGAAACGGAATTACAGACCATCCTGGATCAACGGCAGGTGAACGAATTATTCATCACCGGCAGTGCCACCGACTTTTGTATAGACTCCAGCATCCAGTCGGCTTTGACCAAAAACTATATCGTGACCGTGGTGAGAGACGGTCACACCACAGGCGAACGAGCTCACCTGAGCGCACAAAAAATAGTGGAGCACTACAACTGGGTGTGGCGAAATCTGAATCCCACCAAAGGAAGAGTTGTCATGAAGCGGGCTGAAGAAATTGAATTGTAA
- a CDS encoding ABC transporter permease, translating into MPLLTSEHIDYIVNDLSSRGIVLEGFQEEVLDHLCTLVEKEMAGGKRFIDAYHHALKRFGYTRGLQQTQKQVLITDTQTTRLMFKNYFKIALRNLTKHRFYSLVNIAGLATGVASCLIISLFILNELSYDTQHVNRDRLYRVNFRIKFGNLDYDMAVTPPALAAAVLQDYPEVESVARIRLQGNYLVKRDKENFKEKNVAYADSSFFKVFTIPFLHGNPSKALTEPNTIVVSRKIADKYFPNENPIGQTLTFFNNWNNKIVGVMEDFPDNSQFHFEILVSMLNSEESKNNMWLSNNFHTYVLLKKGTDAKGLEKKFFAMREKYVGPQVREFLGAENTPEKLAADGSKFDFWLMPITDVHLRAKTMIEVEPASDIVYIYLFGAIALFILVIACINFMNLSTARSANRAKEVGVRKVLGSLRSHLVRQFLLESVLISVMAFLLALGLAFVFLPTFNDLSGKHLHIPVADPDFLFLFMGLSLFVGALAGIYPSFFLSAFKPVNVLKGKLALGMKSGLIRSGLVVFQFTISIFLIVGTITINRQLTYIQEKKIGFNKDQVIIIREAHAMGDQLESFKNEMLKNSHILSATISGSLPVAGTDRNNSTYWPMGKEPNQENMVGMQGFYVDYDYIKTLGMEIKDGRDFSRDFISDSTGIIINEAAAQAFNIAADPIGKKIETFAFAGGSNSIEKDKRNVYTVVGVVKNFHFESLRDNITPLGMFLSKSTGLISFRLASKNVNDVISALEKKWKQMAPTQPFEYTFLDDDFSSMYASEQRLGKIFAIFAGLAIIIACLGLFALSAFTAEQRTKEIGIRKVLGATVTSIVLLLSKEFGKLIIIAFVIAAPLSWLAVKWWLQSYSYKTEVGALVYLLAGISAFLVAWLTMGYQSIKAAASNPVNSLRSE; encoded by the coding sequence ATGCCGTTGCTCACGAGCGAACATATTGATTACATCGTCAACGATCTAAGCTCCCGGGGCATTGTCCTGGAAGGTTTTCAGGAAGAAGTTCTTGATCACCTCTGCACGCTCGTGGAAAAAGAGATGGCCGGTGGCAAACGATTTATCGATGCCTATCACCATGCCTTAAAGCGATTTGGTTATACAAGGGGTTTGCAACAAACCCAGAAACAAGTTCTCATCACCGACACTCAAACCACAAGGCTCATGTTTAAAAATTATTTTAAAATTGCCCTGCGCAATCTCACCAAACACCGTTTCTACTCGCTCGTCAACATTGCGGGGCTGGCAACCGGTGTTGCCTCCTGCCTGATCATCTCGCTGTTTATTTTGAATGAGTTGAGCTATGACACCCAACACGTCAACCGCGACCGCCTCTACCGGGTGAATTTCCGGATCAAATTTGGCAACCTGGACTATGACATGGCGGTGACACCGCCAGCCCTTGCCGCAGCCGTGCTTCAGGATTATCCTGAAGTGGAATCCGTGGCGCGAATCCGACTTCAGGGGAACTATCTCGTTAAAAGAGACAAGGAAAATTTCAAGGAGAAAAATGTTGCCTATGCCGACAGCTCGTTTTTCAAAGTCTTCACCATTCCGTTTCTTCACGGCAATCCTTCCAAGGCCCTCACCGAACCCAACACCATCGTCGTTAGCCGCAAGATCGCCGATAAATATTTCCCCAACGAAAATCCCATTGGACAAACGCTCACGTTCTTCAACAACTGGAACAACAAGATCGTTGGTGTCATGGAAGATTTCCCCGACAACAGTCAGTTTCATTTCGAAATACTGGTGTCCATGCTGAACAGCGAGGAAAGCAAAAACAACATGTGGCTCAGCAACAATTTTCACACCTATGTATTGCTGAAGAAAGGTACCGATGCCAAAGGGCTGGAAAAGAAATTTTTCGCCATGCGGGAAAAATACGTTGGCCCCCAGGTCCGCGAATTCCTGGGCGCCGAGAACACCCCCGAGAAGCTCGCCGCCGACGGCAGTAAATTCGACTTCTGGCTTATGCCGATAACGGATGTGCATTTGCGCGCCAAGACCATGATCGAGGTGGAGCCCGCCAGTGACATTGTCTATATTTATCTTTTCGGGGCGATCGCGCTTTTTATACTGGTCATCGCCTGCATCAATTTCATGAATTTGTCTACCGCGCGGTCCGCCAATCGTGCCAAAGAAGTGGGCGTCAGAAAAGTATTGGGTTCGCTTCGCTCGCACCTGGTTCGTCAATTCCTGCTGGAGTCTGTCCTGATCAGTGTCATGGCCTTCCTGCTGGCCTTGGGGTTGGCCTTTGTCTTCCTCCCCACGTTCAATGATCTCTCCGGTAAGCATCTTCATATTCCCGTGGCAGATCCTGATTTTCTGTTTTTGTTTATGGGATTATCCTTGTTTGTCGGAGCCCTGGCCGGAATTTATCCTTCCTTCTTTTTATCGGCCTTCAAACCCGTGAATGTTCTCAAAGGAAAACTGGCGCTGGGAATGAAAAGCGGGTTGATCCGGAGCGGCCTGGTGGTTTTTCAGTTCACCATTTCCATATTCCTCATCGTGGGGACGATCACCATCAACCGTCAGCTCACCTATATCCAGGAGAAGAAAATAGGATTTAACAAAGATCAAGTCATCATCATCCGGGAAGCGCATGCCATGGGCGATCAACTGGAAAGCTTCAAGAACGAAATGTTAAAGAACAGCCACATCCTAAGTGCGACAATTTCCGGATCTCTTCCCGTTGCCGGCACCGACAGAAACAACAGCACCTACTGGCCCATGGGAAAAGAACCCAACCAGGAGAACATGGTCGGCATGCAGGGATTCTATGTCGACTATGACTATATCAAAACCTTAGGCATGGAGATCAAAGATGGCCGGGATTTTTCGCGCGACTTTATCTCGGACTCCACCGGCATCATCATCAATGAAGCGGCCGCCCAGGCGTTTAACATCGCTGCCGATCCCATCGGGAAAAAAATAGAAACCTTCGCGTTTGCCGGAGGGAGCAACTCGATCGAGAAAGACAAACGCAATGTTTATACCGTGGTGGGCGTCGTCAAGAATTTTCATTTTGAATCGCTGCGCGACAACATCACCCCGCTCGGTATGTTCCTTTCCAAAAGCACAGGACTTATCTCTTTCCGGCTCGCGTCTAAAAACGTGAACGATGTTATCTCCGCCTTGGAAAAAAAATGGAAACAAATGGCACCGACCCAGCCGTTCGAATATACGTTCCTGGACGATGATTTCTCCAGCATGTATGCATCGGAACAACGGCTGGGAAAGATCTTTGCCATCTTTGCCGGGCTCGCCATCATCATTGCGTGTCTGGGGCTCTTTGCGCTCAGCGCTTTCACGGCGGAGCAACGCACAAAAGAAATCGGCATCCGGAAAGTTCTCGGCGCCACGGTGACCAGCATCGTGTTGTTGCTTTCCAAGGAGTTTGGCAAGCTCATCATCATCGCTTTTGTTATTGCTGCACCGCTTTCATGGTTGGCCGTGAAATGGTGGCTGCAAAGTTATTCCTACAAAACGGAAGTTGGCGCGTTGGTGTATTTGCTGGCGGGGATATCGGCCTTCCTGGTAGCCTGGCTGACCATGGGGTACCAATCCATCAAGGCTGCCGCTTCAAACCCGGTGAATTCGTTGCGCAGCGAATAG
- a CDS encoding PadR family transcriptional regulator gives MHPTELLRGTLQTIILKVLKDNGKMYGYEITQMVGELSQDRILLTEGALYPALHKLENDGLVKTEVVNIGKRVRKYYTLTPEGKSLAKDRVAEFIDFIKTMSAVLQVKVG, from the coding sequence ATGCATCCAACCGAACTATTAAGGGGCACCCTGCAAACCATCATTTTAAAGGTGTTGAAAGACAATGGCAAAATGTATGGCTATGAGATCACGCAAATGGTGGGCGAGCTTTCGCAAGACCGGATCCTGCTCACGGAAGGCGCGCTGTACCCGGCGTTGCACAAGCTGGAAAACGACGGGCTGGTCAAAACGGAGGTGGTGAATATCGGCAAGCGCGTCCGGAAATATTATACGTTAACCCCGGAAGGAAAGTCCCTGGCCAAAGACCGGGTGGCCGAATTTATAGATTTCATTAAAACCATGTCTGCGGTATTGCAGGTAAAAGTAGGCTAA
- a CDS encoding serine hydrolase domain-containing protein: MLKYCMLTLSALLISIFCFGQNPKAEKELQAVIDDLDVVGLSVVVVNKGDIVYKHQFGMQDVEKNIPLSDRTLFRIASISKSFSAVAIMQLIETGKLSLDDDASKLMGFAVRNPKYPDKVITLKMLLSHTSSVNDSQGYFYLDLIDPAKNPNWAKCYSDYAPGTKYLYCNLNFNMIGAIIERQTGERFDQRIKHRILDPLGLYGGYCVDSLDASRFATLYDYDSLNKSFTPMPQAYAPRTEEIRNYTMGYTTPVFSPTGGMKITAEDLAKYMTMHMYNGSYKGVKIMSEKSAEKMREKISEEEGYGMAMRTAADLIPGKVLKGHTGSAYGLYSAMFFDPKDKFGFVVITNGCIPDNQSDIRNVLSRSMVILYNNIIKK, from the coding sequence ATGCTGAAGTATTGTATGCTCACCCTATCCGCCCTGCTCATTTCTATTTTTTGCTTCGGTCAAAATCCCAAGGCGGAAAAAGAACTACAAGCGGTGATCGACGATCTGGATGTGGTTGGCCTTTCCGTGGTGGTCGTGAACAAAGGCGACATCGTCTACAAGCATCAATTCGGGATGCAGGATGTTGAAAAGAATATTCCACTCAGTGATCGCACCCTTTTCAGGATCGCGTCCATATCAAAATCATTTTCGGCCGTCGCGATCATGCAGCTCATCGAGACCGGGAAGCTTAGCCTCGACGACGACGCCAGCAAACTGATGGGCTTCGCGGTAAGGAATCCTAAATATCCAGACAAGGTCATTACATTGAAAATGCTCTTGTCGCATACGTCCAGCGTCAACGATAGCCAGGGGTATTTCTACCTGGACCTGATCGACCCGGCCAAGAATCCCAACTGGGCAAAATGTTATAGCGACTATGCGCCGGGAACAAAATACCTGTATTGCAATCTCAATTTCAACATGATCGGCGCCATCATCGAACGGCAGACCGGCGAACGGTTCGACCAGCGCATCAAGCATCGCATTCTCGATCCACTCGGGCTCTATGGAGGCTACTGTGTCGACTCTTTGGATGCCTCGCGTTTTGCTACACTGTATGACTATGATTCTTTGAACAAAAGTTTCACGCCGATGCCACAAGCCTATGCGCCTCGCACCGAGGAGATCAGGAACTACACCATGGGATACACCACGCCCGTGTTCTCGCCCACCGGAGGCATGAAGATCACGGCCGAAGACCTGGCGAAATACATGACCATGCACATGTATAACGGATCGTATAAAGGCGTGAAGATCATGTCTGAAAAAAGTGCTGAAAAGATGCGGGAGAAGATCTCCGAGGAAGAGGGCTATGGTATGGCCATGCGCACGGCGGCTGATCTCATCCCGGGAAAAGTACTGAAGGGCCACACCGGTTCGGCCTACGGACTTTACAGCGCGATGTTCTTCGACCCCAAAGACAAATTTGGTTTTGTAGTGATCACCAATGGATGCATTCCCGACAACCAAAGTGATATCCGGAATGTGCTGAGCCGGTCTATGGTCATTCTCTACAACAACATCATCAAAAAGTAA
- a CDS encoding aldo/keto reductase, producing MEYRQLGNSGLRVPVLSFGTGTFGGGSDFFKAWGSTQVDEAKQMINLCLDAGVNLFDTANVYSRGAAEEILGKAIAGRRDNVLISTKATFPMSDAVNDFGSSRAHLVKACEDSLKRLGTDHIDIYHMHGFDGNTPMEETLYALDNLVRSGKVRYIACSNFSGWHLMKSLSISERYGWSKYVAHQAYYSLVNRDFEWELMPLGIDQNIGTIVWSPLASGKLSGKYRRNQPAPADARVAQGGNPVLGTDSDDERLYNIVDVLDALAKETGKTIAQISLNWLLQRPTVSNIIIGARNEAQLKQNLDAVGWNLTLEQVQRLDKVSDILPAYPYWHQRQFPMLNNAPKLYGK from the coding sequence ATGGAATACAGACAACTAGGAAATTCCGGGTTAAGAGTACCCGTATTGAGCTTTGGAACAGGCACATTTGGAGGCGGCAGCGATTTCTTCAAGGCCTGGGGCAGCACGCAAGTGGACGAAGCCAAGCAAATGATCAACCTGTGTCTCGATGCAGGCGTCAATCTTTTCGATACGGCAAATGTGTATTCCCGGGGAGCAGCCGAAGAAATTTTAGGCAAGGCCATCGCCGGACGGAGAGACAACGTGCTGATCTCCACCAAGGCCACCTTCCCGATGTCGGATGCTGTAAACGATTTTGGATCGTCCCGGGCACACCTGGTGAAAGCCTGCGAAGACAGCCTGAAGCGGCTGGGCACCGATCACATTGATATCTATCACATGCACGGCTTCGACGGCAACACGCCGATGGAGGAAACGCTATACGCATTGGACAACCTGGTGCGAAGCGGGAAAGTCCGTTACATCGCTTGTTCCAATTTTTCGGGATGGCACCTCATGAAATCGCTTTCCATTTCGGAACGATACGGTTGGTCGAAATATGTCGCACACCAGGCCTACTATTCCCTGGTCAATCGCGATTTCGAATGGGAGCTTATGCCTTTGGGAATCGATCAGAACATTGGAACCATCGTGTGGAGTCCGTTGGCCAGTGGCAAACTGAGTGGCAAATACCGGAGAAATCAACCCGCCCCGGCCGATGCACGCGTGGCGCAGGGAGGCAACCCGGTGTTGGGTACGGACAGTGATGATGAGCGCCTCTACAACATTGTCGACGTCCTGGATGCATTGGCAAAAGAGACCGGAAAAACAATCGCACAGATCTCATTGAACTGGCTGTTGCAGCGACCCACGGTGTCCAACATCATTATCGGGGCAAGAAACGAAGCCCAATTGAAACAAAACCTGGATGCTGTGGGATGGAATCTGACGTTGGAGCAAGTCCAAAGGCTGGATAAAGTCAGCGACATTTTGCCTGCCTATCCGTATTGGCACCAGCGTCAATTTCCGATGCTGAACAATGCGCCAAAGCTGTACGGGAAATAG
- a CDS encoding DUF2306 domain-containing protein: MIHRKILSLLPAALLWVPLIFFSLLLSHNAMLYFTHGGEYGILPEKRVAQQDMLWNVAFYIHLPTGVICLLSPIVLFTRRFFKRALSLHQVVGKIYVWVTLTLVCPTGMYLACYAKGGLITQVGFMLQGILLAVFTYQGYQAIASGDKVGHFHSMIRSYAIASVVLSFRILHILFFLWNVPYHDNYAISQWLGLFGNFLMAELIIFFVEIKKSHSLKSQSI, encoded by the coding sequence ATGATTCACCGAAAGATCCTATCGCTCCTCCCTGCGGCCCTACTTTGGGTGCCACTGATCTTCTTCTCCCTTTTGCTGTCGCACAACGCGATGCTCTATTTTACACACGGTGGCGAATATGGGATTCTGCCTGAAAAAAGAGTGGCGCAACAAGACATGCTCTGGAATGTTGCTTTTTATATTCATCTTCCTACCGGGGTCATTTGCCTGCTCAGCCCTATCGTGCTTTTCACGCGCAGGTTTTTCAAACGGGCGCTTAGCCTCCATCAGGTGGTGGGTAAAATATATGTGTGGGTGACGCTGACCTTGGTTTGTCCCACCGGCATGTATCTCGCCTGTTATGCCAAGGGGGGCCTGATCACCCAGGTTGGGTTTATGTTGCAGGGAATTCTTTTAGCGGTGTTCACCTACCAGGGATATCAAGCCATTGCAAGTGGGGACAAGGTTGGGCATTTTCATTCTATGATCCGGTCCTACGCGATTGCTTCGGTAGTGCTGTCGTTCCGGATCCTTCACATTTTGTTTTTCCTCTGGAATGTTCCTTACCACGACAACTATGCCATCTCGCAATGGCTCGGGTTGTTTGGCAATTTTCTGATGGCCGAGCTCATCATCTTTTTTGTTGAAATCAAAAAATCACATTCACTAAAATCCCAATCTATATGA
- a CDS encoding restriction endonuclease, translating to MSIWYYGARHQQNNDAILASQSNCIFCNTPLYRDKEDEKKATLSKDVFYGWSDNFTTNSSALLGICPACGWWKYVLETQFGGKGVPSITTKIGSLKKLDLADISLPLQEVRAYLVARYEARFETHPRLFEEVVASVFRDHGFEADVTAYSGDGGIDVILRGDEQGSIGVQVKRYKGRISVGQIRELTGALVINGHTKGIFVTTSEFESGANKTAAMSSDRGYPVELVDGHAFLDALKIAQLSSTKDLHLRKPWGEVDEWYSLNP from the coding sequence ATGAGTATTTGGTACTATGGAGCCCGACATCAACAAAACAACGATGCCATCCTGGCATCTCAATCAAATTGTATTTTTTGTAATACGCCCCTCTACCGCGATAAAGAAGATGAAAAAAAGGCTACGCTTTCAAAAGACGTATTCTATGGGTGGAGCGATAACTTTACGACGAACAGCTCCGCGCTGCTTGGGATCTGTCCTGCTTGCGGCTGGTGGAAATATGTTCTTGAAACGCAATTTGGTGGAAAAGGGGTTCCTTCAATAACTACCAAAATCGGAAGCTTGAAGAAGCTTGACCTGGCCGATATCTCGCTTCCGCTTCAGGAGGTACGCGCTTACCTGGTTGCCAGATACGAAGCACGGTTCGAGACTCATCCCCGTTTGTTCGAGGAAGTTGTTGCCTCGGTTTTTCGCGATCATGGGTTTGAGGCAGACGTTACAGCCTATTCTGGGGATGGGGGCATCGATGTCATTCTTAGGGGAGATGAACAGGGTTCTATTGGCGTACAGGTCAAGCGTTATAAAGGCCGGATATCGGTCGGGCAGATTCGCGAATTGACTGGCGCGCTGGTGATCAACGGTCATACAAAAGGTATATTCGTCACAACATCGGAATTTGAAAGTGGAGCAAACAAAACCGCCGCGATGAGCAGTGATCGGGGATATCCCGTAGAGCTCGTCGATGGACACGCCTTCCTGGATGCCTTAAAAATTGCCCAATTGTCGTCGACAAAGGATTTACACCTCAGGAAGCCTTGGGGAGAAGTCGACGAATGGTATTCGTTGAACCCGTAA